The sequence below is a genomic window from Mesoplodon densirostris isolate mMesDen1 chromosome 12, mMesDen1 primary haplotype, whole genome shotgun sequence.
gatgataaaaataacaGTACAAGGGTGTCCCTCTGGCTAAACCCTTTTAAACGCAAGAAGAGAAAGTCATAAACATAACACAGGTAAAATATGCTCAGAAAAAGTTTACTGAAATTCAATGCTTATTCTCAACCAAAACTCTAAGAATAGATATGGAGAATTTCCTGTGTGATATAACAAGAAGGGCTTATTTATCACCATCTTAGGATTTTTCCTGTGAGAATCGGTTAACCCTTCTAATTATCAGTCTTTAAATTAACTAACTTAATCAAGCTTTAATGGCAGTACCCTCACTCTGTGGAGCTATTACAACTATACCCTGCTCTAAGTAGTTGAGCTCAATTCTTGCCAAATTCTTCCTTCTCATTAACTTCTCTAGCCCAGTCCCCAAAGTTTGAACCCCAAATTCTTTTCTATTTacagaaaacacagcctcttacGTTCTTAAAATTAGACTAACTGGTCCACTCTAATGTTTCTTAAACTATTAGAGTTTGTAGTATATGGATTTTTaagttagaattttaaaaattttgtattttaatttcactgttgagttcataaaattattttaccaattagaaaacaaaatgtctCTTTTGCAGTGCAAATTCACAGTTCAAAAATGTCTCCATGAGAACGTAAGACTTGTTTCTGAAGTTTCTCAAGCTGGCATCTGAAGACCCCTGAGAATTCATATATTTCTGGGGTTccacagtaatttttatttcaactaGTCTGCACATTACAGTCGGCCCTCCGTATCCACGGGTTCCACATTGGTGGATTCAACCAACACCCAGATTAAAAatagtcaagaaaaataaattccaggatgtttcaaaaagcaaaacttgaatttgccaaatATAGGACAACTATTTATTTACAtaccatttacattgtattaggtattataagtaatctagagatgattgaAAGTACATGGGAAGATGTGTGTAGGTTCTGTGCAAATGCTATGCCAcattatataagggacttgagtgtcctctgattttggtatctgtggggttcctggaaccaatccccacagatactgagggacaaccaTACTCAAGTGTGAGAAATCCTGAGCCATTAGCTAGTCCCTCAACATTCTatgtcatcttttttcttttataaattgtgGTCAAGGGTCTGGTGATCCTTCCCACACCACTGTCCTGTACCCCAACCTAGTAGAAAAGTCACTTAGATACAGTCTGAGAATTGCAACAGGCTCTTCTGATTGATACAACAGAGGCAGTACACAGCGGTGGAAGAACTAGAAGTACTTTGAAGTCAGCTGGGTCTCTTGGAATTCCAGCGTTCCTAGTTATGAGAACTTCGTCATGTTAATAAGCTGATAAGTTAACAATACATCAAATTGGGGCAATAATGCCACCCTTAAAGGATTGTTGTTGGGGGATAGAAATAATCAATATACAGTGCCTAACAGGAGTATCTCACACAGGGAGGCAGTCAGTGAAAGGTAGATCTTACTGTTATgattataaacaaatatttatggactaAGTTGTTATATCCTGATATAATAATGTGGATTATAACTTTTAAGacatacatataatttatatatagttttgCCTATTTAGAAGTATGGCACATGGAGCAAGTGACTCCCAAACACGGTACAGATTTAAAGCATAAATTGTGTCAATACAATCTTAGATGAATTAATGATGCTACACCTGTGACATAAAGAAAAGGTCAGCACTTTGGGGCATCCACGCATGACCTTTGAGAGCAGCATTTTAGCAGCTTTCAGCTACACTTGCCCCCAGCTATTGAGGCCTCGACCTCTGGTCAAATAAGCTTAGTAAATGGATGGGTCCACATAAAAAACAGCCATCTTTCATGCTTTAGTGTTTTTTGAATCTGATATTGAGGCTGTTACTTCTGCTGTCTTCTACCTTGTATTTGAAAATCCTTTGGACATAAGGTCAGAAGgctaatatttttctgttaactaatattcttttgtatttgGTCTGGCTTCCTAGAAGCAGAGATTGGGGTAAGGATTTTTGGGAAAGTGATGTATTGAGGAGATCCTGAAGAGAAGGAGTGAGGGAAGCCGGCCACGGCAGGGCAAAAGCTAAGCAAGGGTATTGTTTCACTTGGAGACGTAGCTTCAGCCTGGTCCCACGGGGGTCCCAGGATGAGGTCTGAAGGGGAGCTCGGGGGCACAAATTGCCCCACAGGTTTTGTCCTCCCTTGAGGCAAGGGGCAGCTGTTGTACCATTGCCAGTCGGTCTGGCTCCTGGCCACCTCCTAGGGACAGTTGGTGCCCTGACGTTGCAGTAGAGGCGGCTCCACATCCATGAGCCATTAGCACCCATTAGCGCTCAGAACAGCTGGCGAATGGTGGGGCGGGGCAGTATGGCACCAACAGCGGCCTCTGTTGGTTTCCTCCAGGAGACAAAGCTATCAGATGCCTTATGTGGCCTTCTCCGACTTGGCGGTGTGGGAAGTTCTAAGCTACATTTCATATTTAATTGCTTCAGCCGCCTTTAACCAGGATTATTTACTagcattctttctctcttccttttctttgtaattttaaccttctttatcttttagtttttctgtttATTGGGCCAGCAGTTTTATTGTAAGTTGACTCAAATGCTTTTTGAAAGTGGATGagtgtaaaagaaataaatatgtaaactgAAAACCAGTTTTACAATTAGAAAAAATACCTGAGTTGCCCTCCTTAAATATCAGATGATAAAAGTGTTGAATAGAAATAAGAGTATTTACTGTTACAATCTAATTTAACATGTTATGCTTTCATATGTACTCAAGAATAAAATAAGCAATAAGTATTATAAAtccaaggaaggaagaaacaaaattgcaTTTTGCAGATGACACTTTTTTTATATGTATGAAGCACAATGAAATGAACACAATTACTGGAGGTAAGAAATATGCAACAGGGTTCTGCAAAATTATAGGCTATGATGGAAATCCTCAAACGTCAGTAAAGTCAGTATATTCTCAAGTCATATAGCTAAAAATATAGATGGCATTtgtttagaaagtattttgaCTACTCAAAAGGAATAtgtactttctaatttttttttaattttttaaaatttttggctgcgttgggtcttcgttgctgtgcgcgggctttctctagttgaggcaagcagggtCTTCTCTTCATggcagcgcgtgggcttctcattgcggtgtttTCTCGTtctagggcttcagtagttgtggcgcatgggctcagtagttgtggcttgcgggctctagagcgcagactcagtagttgtggtgcacgggcttagttgctccgcagcatgtgggatcttcccagaccagggctcaaacccgtgtcccttgcattggcaggcggattcttaaccactgtgccaccagggaagtccagcagtATATACTTTCAATGCCTTCCTAATTCCCATGTGAAATCGTACCgttattttagctattctgtTAATATGTAATGATGATGATACAGAAGAGAATGATGTACCAAataaaataggtataaaatattttagtctGTATGTCTGTATGCACAATCCAAAATTATTTACTCACATGAAAGGTAACTTCCCACTTCATGAGTTATTAATGTACAATGAAGTAGCCTTTTTCCCCTTTACCACTGTATTATGAACAATACCTAAGcgtaaatgaacaaataaattgttAGAAACAACAGTGTACACTGTTACCTTTGCACATtagaaaattcaatttttattttcttataaagtgTTTGAATTACATATCATAATTTAACATCTTTTAAAGCATCCTTTATTCTTTAAGACTTTTTTCACGTCCATTAACCAATTGAAGCAGCtcatttataaaaacatttttgttaacATGAGTcaaacctaaaagaaaaaaaatgacaacttGAAAGTAACCTTTATCATCCAGATACTAATCAGTGTGATATTAAATGATAGGGGTAAATCAAAAATGGTAGAGGTAAATGAACTTAATCTGGAGAATCCTCTTATTAGCAGCCAGAACAGGGCAGTTCTTAAGCCATTTTAAAACAAACTCTTCCTGTTTTCACTTAGCTTGTACTTGATGCTTTACAAGTCCTAGAGATTTCAgtttgggtttggtttggttttgctttgctgCTGTAGCATTTAccgatttcttttctttattcctgcctAATCTTTGAATGCCATATTATATGGAGATATTTTTCCTAAAATGTCAACAGAGCCGGGGAGATGACAGTAGGTGGGGACTTGGGGTGGCCGGCTTGGACATCCTGTGAAGGGGGCGGGCTGCTCCTCTGTGCGTCGTAAGGCGCAGGCCTGTCGAGGGGCTCGAAAACAGAAGCAGGTGACCGTGGGGTGGCCGAGGAGAGGGAGCAAAAGCAGAGGGTATCCTGGGTAAACACCAGGACGAGGTGCTTTTTCTACTTGGCAATGGAGCTCTTTTATAAAATCCAATGAAGTACCAGTTAGGAAGATGTATCCACAATTtatcaaagggggaaaaaaaagccatcaATTCATTGCCTTATTAATATAATCAGAACCTCTTTCCATTATAAACCTTTAGGTAAAACATGACAACAATAATGGAAAAGTCATCTAAAACAGCTATAATTGTACATGAAGTTTGTTGGCATTTTGAACAACttcattttttaagtattttacatCCTTTGTAGAGAAAGGTAAGCACAATTCTTGTATTTAATCTAAAATAAAGGCAGAAATCACAGCAGGCACCCAAGTCATGTGCATCATACAGTTATTCACACATAATCCTTCAGGCTGTATGCTAAATGGTCCTCTGGCTGTGTGGTAGAGATGGGCTGCTGCTTGGATGGGTGGAGCCAAGCTTCCGAATTCTTTTTTATACAGGATGTGCAGAAAATTATGCCAGAGATCAACAGCAGCATGGCCGAAATGAATCCAGTGTAGACAGCTCCTCCGGGTTCGTGTTTGTTGCTTTCTGGAACTGTCACATCCACAAAGTTCGCTACGATCTCCTTTGTGTACCACACCGTCGGTATTAAACCAGAGATCCCCGCAGACATGAAGCAGACTCCCCCAGCAAAACAAGCGTAACACTTGGTTTCCATGTCCCCTCCTAAGCGAGTGCATTTCATCCCGATTGTGGCAGCGCAGATCCCCACAGCAGACAGGACACAGGCCAGGACCATAGCGGCCCGAGCGGCCTGCACGTGGGTGGGGAGGGCCAGGACGGAGTACTTCAAGGTGCAGCTGAACATCCCGGTGCTGTGCCACGTGCAGTCCATCCACAGCCCTTGCATCTGCACGATGGCCGTGATGATGTTGGAGCCCGCATCCACATTCACCTTCCAGTTGGGCAGCAGGGTGGCCATGAGCACTCCAGAGACCCCAGATAAGGCCAGGGCAAAAGCAAGGAGCTGGAGACCCGCCGAGGTCATAACGTCACCGTTACCTTTGTCCTCCTGGAATATCCTGATGGCTCTCGGTCAGAATTGTAGCTATTTCTGTACAGTAGAGAACGAAGTAACAAAAGGCTGGGGAAAGAAGACAAAATCAGggttgaaagaaaggaaaaacaaaaagacttcTGTGTGCAGTGGGAGCTGAGAACCCATCTGAATAGGTCCCAGCAGTGGACGAGGACACTGCTTCCCAGGAGAAAAGCTCACACCAGGCCCACAGAGGCTGCCATTGTCCTGGGTGATTTTGGTTGGGTGGTGCTTGATACATGGTGTAAAGGAGAGGGCTGTCCACTgtgttcttttaattaaaatttaagctCTGCTGAAGTTGTGTGACTTGTTAGGAGATTTAGACATGGAACGCCAGCTGTAGGATATCTGATATAGAATTTTAATAGTATTACaggttttaaaaacttatttctaGTTGAAATACTCTATAGGTAATAAGAATAGTTTAAACCCATCTGTcaaaaatgatttataaatatatattagaaaagtttgaagcattcaaaaaatgattttatttttaaaaatgtatcagatACTCTCCATGTGTCATTCACATGGCCCAGGTGAATTGtttaagaaggagaagaaagtagtaaaagaaatcaaagtcACTGGCATGATTATCTCTTATTTCCAGCTTGCAAAATCCTTACCTAGGTGAGCAGTTGTTTCCCTTCAGGTACAGGTTACTCAAAATTGAAACAATTAAGCCACTGTCTTGCTTAGGAGAATGTGAGATCCTTTCTAGTTGGGACCAGAATCGTTCCCTGACCCAAATGAAGTAGTCTGTTGTAAAACCGGTTATTCAAAACGATTCAGAAGTAGTGACATTGAATCTTGCAAATACATACCAGAAGTAACCACATCATTATTTGTACGAGAGAGATTCAAAAATAATTCacacttttttcctccctccctccctcccttcctctctccctcccttccttccttccgtttAGTAAGAGGGAAAAGATAGCACTTCCTTTGTGACGTGCTGTGTTTTAATCAGGCAGTACTTACTGCCTTCCTTGAGGAAAATATAATGGTTTCTGAAATACAGCAATATTGACCTTTTTGTGTTTCTGAATTTTTGAGTGATGTATTAGAATGGCTCTGTCATGATTCATGTATTTGTCACAAAAGGCAGTATGAGCTCTGAATCTAAAGCACTTGGATCAAATCTTGGCTTTCcagaacctctctgtgcctcagtattCTCTTCTGGAAAGCAGGGAGGATTATAGTATCTATATCATGGAgttatatatatgaaagaattttaaagggtGTAGAACAATGTCTAACCCATAGAAAGTACTCAGTAAATTACAATTGACATTGTTATtagtatttctaaaatttatattacgTCACGTGACAATTGATATTTAATgacatctggattttttttctcttccttccttaggccgatttcatttgttttcataggAACTTAGAGCTGAAAGAAACCATAGATGTAATCTTGGCCATCAGCGTTGTTTCAGATTAGGACACTTAGGTAGTAGATCACCCCACGCCACACAGACCTCAGCGGCAGGATCGGCAgtgcccccttccccacctcttcCCATGTCACTGCACCTTGCACCCTTGTCCCCTTTTACCACAGTAATTCCGGGTGAAATCCTCCTGTGTACTTCCTGTGGGAAGCAGGGAGAATGCTACATCTAAAGACAAAGCACTGTTAACcatcccctcactcactccctttctcacacagaaaaaagactcCAGAGGGAATTAATAGAGCAAATGAGCAAGTGGCGTAGCTTCAGAGACTCAGCAAGGAGGTTGGTGGGTggcttttgtgaagtgtctgcaGTAATGTGAATCCATGCCTGTGTTAACTTTTAATACAGTTGTATAGTTTAATATAGTTATAACATTGATTCCCTAAGAGGTTAAATCCTGGGCTATCTGAATTCCATTGTTCTATTTTTGTTCATAATCCTAAAATGTAAATTCTATAGTTTCAGGAGATTTCCCTGAGATTTTGAATTCTTAGAGTCAGTTTCACTGTAAGCATCAAAGTGCCTTGGCTTTGCCTGCCTacagttcattctttttctgttttccaagttTCTTTTCATATCTGagaccaaaatagaatgaaagttaaagtttctag
It includes:
- the CLDN20 gene encoding claudin-20; translated protein: MTSAGLQLLAFALALSGVSGVLMATLLPNWKVNVDAGSNIITAIVQMQGLWMDCTWHSTGMFSCTLKYSVLALPTHVQAARAAMVLACVLSAVGICAATIGMKCTRLGGDMETKCYACFAGGVCFMSAGISGLIPTVWYTKEIVANFVDVTVPESNKHEPGGAVYTGFISAMLLLISGIIFCTSCIKKNSEAWLHPSKQQPISTTQPEDHLAYSLKDYV